From a single Halovulum dunhuangense genomic region:
- a CDS encoding HPr kinase/phosphorylase, whose protein sequence is MSDGPALLHATCVALDDRAVLLTGPSGSGKSTVALRMMALGATLVADDQVLLSAHGSKLRAEAPERIAGMIEMRGIGLVRVHHAPAAWVGLVADLSRAEVSRMPRLQKTFINRIELPLIAGRERPNLADMLVVCLRDGLDPLFVDPEG, encoded by the coding sequence TTGAGCGATGGGCCGGCGCTTCTGCACGCGACCTGTGTCGCGCTGGACGACCGGGCGGTGTTGCTGACCGGACCGTCGGGCAGCGGCAAATCCACCGTGGCGCTTCGCATGATGGCGCTGGGTGCGACGCTGGTGGCCGACGACCAGGTGCTGCTGTCGGCGCATGGCTCGAAGCTTCGGGCCGAGGCGCCCGAACGCATCGCGGGCATGATCGAGATGCGCGGGATCGGGCTGGTGCGGGTCCACCATGCCCCCGCCGCGTGGGTGGGGCTGGTGGCCGATCTGAGCCGGGCCGAGGTGTCGCGCATGCCGCGTCTTCAAAAAACATTCATCAATCGGATCGAACTTCCATTGATTGCGGGGCGGGAAAGGCCAAATCTGGCCGATATGCTGGTCGTATGCCTGCGAGACGGTCTCGACCCGCTTTTCGTCGATCCGGAGGGTTGA
- a CDS encoding electron transfer flavoprotein subunit beta/FixA family protein, protein MKVLVPVKRVIDYNVKVRVKADGSGVDLNNVKMSMNPFDEIAVEEAIRLKEKGAVSEIVAVSIGVKQAQETLRTALAMGADRAILVIASEDVHQDIEPLAVAKILKGIIAEEQPGLVLCGKQAIDNDMNATGQMLSALLGWSQATFASRVEIDGDAALVTREVDGGLQTIKVTMPAIVTVDLRLNEPRYASLPNIMKAKKKPLDEKTPADYGVDIAPRLTVVSTKEPAERSAGVKVASVEELVSKLKEAGAI, encoded by the coding sequence ATGAAGGTGCTGGTGCCAGTCAAACGCGTGATCGACTACAACGTGAAGGTCCGCGTCAAGGCGGACGGCTCGGGGGTCGATCTGAACAACGTGAAGATGTCGATGAACCCCTTCGACGAGATCGCCGTCGAAGAGGCGATCCGCCTCAAGGAAAAGGGCGCGGTGTCCGAGATCGTGGCGGTGTCCATCGGCGTGAAGCAGGCCCAGGAAACCCTGCGCACGGCACTGGCCATGGGGGCTGATCGCGCAATCCTCGTGATCGCGTCCGAGGACGTGCACCAGGACATCGAGCCGCTGGCCGTCGCCAAGATCCTGAAGGGCATCATCGCAGAGGAACAGCCGGGGCTGGTCCTGTGCGGCAAGCAGGCCATCGACAACGACATGAACGCGACCGGGCAGATGCTGTCGGCACTGCTGGGCTGGTCGCAGGCGACCTTTGCCTCCAGGGTCGAGATCGACGGCGACGCGGCCCTCGTCACGCGCGAGGTGGATGGTGGCTTGCAGACCATCAAGGTCACGATGCCCGCGATCGTGACGGTCGACCTGCGCCTGAACGAACCGCGCTACGCGAGCCTTCCGAACATCATGAAGGCGAAGAAGAAGCCGCTAGATGAAAAGACGCCCGCCGATTACGGCGTCGACATCGCGCCGCGGTTGACCGTGGTCTCGACGAAGGAACCGGCCGAACGCTCCGCGGGGGTGAAGGTGGCTTCGGTCGAGGAACTGGTGTCGAAACTCAAGGAAGCGGGGGCGATCTGA
- a CDS encoding PTS sugar transporter subunit IIA, whose protein sequence is MIGIVIVAHGGLAREYLAAMEHVVGKRPGVQAVSIGPDDNRTEKQAEINAAIVAVDDGSGVAVVTDMFGGTPSNLAVAACTAPRRKVLYGVNLPMLIKLAKARNKSLDLAVACALDAGRKYINCADGIRIGNGALSA, encoded by the coding sequence GTGATAGGTATCGTGATCGTCGCGCATGGCGGACTGGCCAGGGAATACCTGGCAGCCATGGAGCATGTGGTAGGCAAGCGCCCGGGGGTCCAGGCGGTCAGTATCGGACCCGACGACAACCGGACCGAGAAGCAGGCCGAGATCAACGCCGCGATCGTGGCGGTGGATGACGGGTCCGGCGTGGCGGTGGTCACGGACATGTTCGGCGGCACGCCGTCGAACCTGGCCGTTGCTGCCTGCACGGCACCGCGACGCAAGGTGCTTTACGGCGTCAACCTGCCCATGCTGATCAAGCTGGCCAAGGCGCGGAACAAGTCGCTGGACCTGGCTGTCGCTTGCGCCCTCGACGCCGGGCGCAAGTATATCAACTGTGCAGACGGCATCCGGATCGGAAACGGAGCGCTTTCCGCCTGA
- the rapZ gene encoding RNase adapter RapZ encodes MHRTEDTTAPLQQVAIVTGPSGAGRSTAIAALEDLGFEAIDNLPLSLLERLFAGGAHDHPVAVGIDPRTRDFSADGLLAAIDGLNAMPGFEASLVFIDCDTDTLLRRFSETRRRHPLAPQEPPLSGIERERTLLLPVLPQADVLIDTTEMTPHDLRAEMGRWFARGDGGDMVVVVQSFSYKRGTPRSADMVLDCRFLRNPHWVARLRPFTGQDAEVASYVAGDALYAPFMEKVIDMVTLLLPAYKAEGKSYFTLAFGCTGGRHRSVCIAQEVAIALAKAGWRVSSRHRELERAPREGVLEGVVKT; translated from the coding sequence ATGCACAGGACCGAAGATACGACCGCGCCGTTGCAGCAGGTGGCCATCGTCACGGGCCCCTCGGGTGCCGGTCGCTCTACCGCGATCGCCGCTCTCGAGGATCTGGGCTTTGAGGCGATAGACAACCTGCCGTTGTCGCTGCTCGAACGCCTGTTCGCGGGCGGCGCCCATGACCATCCCGTGGCCGTCGGAATCGACCCCCGGACCCGCGATTTCAGCGCCGATGGGCTGCTTGCGGCCATCGACGGGCTGAACGCGATGCCCGGCTTCGAGGCGTCGCTGGTTTTCATCGACTGCGACACCGATACGCTTCTCAGGCGCTTTTCCGAGACGCGCCGCCGGCATCCGCTGGCGCCGCAGGAACCGCCGCTCTCGGGGATCGAGCGCGAGCGAACGTTGCTCTTGCCCGTATTGCCGCAGGCCGATGTGCTGATCGACACCACCGAGATGACCCCGCATGACCTGCGCGCCGAGATGGGGCGCTGGTTTGCCCGTGGCGACGGCGGGGACATGGTGGTGGTGGTCCAGTCGTTTTCCTACAAGCGCGGCACCCCGCGCAGCGCCGACATGGTTCTCGACTGCCGCTTCCTGCGCAACCCGCACTGGGTCGCGCGGCTGCGCCCCTTCACCGGACAGGATGCCGAGGTCGCCTCCTATGTCGCTGGCGACGCGCTTTACGCGCCCTTCATGGAAAAGGTCATCGACATGGTGACGCTGCTCCTGCCTGCCTACAAGGCGGAAGGGAAGTCGTATTTCACGCTTGCTTTCGGTTGCACGGGGGGCAGGCACAGATCGGTGTGCATTGCACAAGAAGTGGCGATTGCGCTTGCGAAGGCCGGTTGGCGGGTGTCTAGTCGGCACAGGGAACTTGAGCGGGCACCGCGGGAGGGTGTGCTCGAGGGTGTGGTGAAAACGTGA
- a CDS encoding twin transmembrane helix small protein, which yields MITDQPLFYVALFACLAVLGVLLVGVGGFAKGGDFNRKYANKIMRLRLLLQFIAVILIVAVVYFGGDR from the coding sequence ATGATCACCGATCAACCGCTGTTCTACGTGGCGCTTTTCGCCTGCCTTGCCGTTCTGGGCGTGCTGCTGGTGGGCGTCGGCGGCTTCGCCAAGGGGGGCGATTTCAACCGGAAATACGCCAACAAGATCATGCGTCTGCGGCTGCTCCTGCAGTTCATCGCGGTGATCCTGATCGTTGCCGTGGTCTATTTCGGAGGGGACCGCTGA
- the parC gene encoding DNA topoisomerase IV subunit A — MDDMTDDRDMPAPGDMAEPLRRALGERYLTYALSTITDRALPDARDGLKPVHRRILYTMRNLRLEPTGPFRKCAKITGEVMGNYHPHGDQAIYDALARLAQDFNMRYPLVDGQGNFGNIDGDNPAAARYTEARATAAAMALMEGLNEDAVDFRPNYDGSESEPVVLPAAFPNLLANGSSGIAVGMATNIPPHNIDELVAACLHLIKAPNAREETLMEIIPGPDFPTGGVIVESREAIAEAYRTGRGSMRVRAKWEVEELGRGQWQIVVTEIPFQVQKSKLIEKIAELVTARKVPILGDVRDESAEDVRLILEPKSRSVDPQVLMETLFRQSDLESRFSLNMNVLIDGRTPKVCSLKEVLRAFLDHRREVLLRRSRHRLGKIDARLEVLEGYIIAFLNLDRVIEIIRTEDEPKPVMMAEFGLSDVQAEAILNMRLRSLRKLEEMELRRERDALTAERADIVALLDDEGMQWDRIADQLRDVRKQFGKQAPGGARRTLFADAPAVEDVPLEAMIEREPITVVCSQMGWVRAMKGHIALDSDLKFKDGDGPRFIFHAETTDRILLFGSNGRFYTIAGSNLPGGRGMGEPVRLMVDLPNEAEIVSLMIHRPGAKVIVASSAGDGFVVPEDEVVAQTRAGKQVLNVKDGVRAIACKRVAGDHVASVGQNRKMLVFPLAELPEMTRGKGVRLQKVPFGAAPLDASASGLSDVTTFTLADGLSWKDPAGRTRTETDLADWIGKRAGAGRMAPRGFPRDNRFNG, encoded by the coding sequence ATGGATGACATGACCGACGACCGCGACATGCCCGCACCGGGCGACATGGCAGAGCCGCTGCGCCGCGCGCTGGGCGAGCGGTACCTGACCTATGCGCTTTCGACCATCACCGACCGCGCGCTGCCCGATGCGCGGGACGGGCTGAAGCCGGTCCACCGGCGCATCCTCTACACCATGCGCAACCTGCGGCTCGAGCCGACCGGGCCCTTCCGCAAATGCGCCAAGATCACCGGCGAGGTGATGGGGAACTACCACCCCCATGGCGACCAGGCGATCTATGACGCGCTGGCCCGGCTCGCGCAGGACTTCAACATGCGCTACCCGCTGGTGGACGGGCAGGGCAATTTCGGCAACATCGACGGCGACAACCCCGCCGCCGCCCGCTACACCGAGGCCCGCGCCACCGCCGCCGCGATGGCCCTGATGGAGGGGCTGAACGAGGACGCGGTCGATTTCCGCCCCAATTACGACGGCTCCGAAAGCGAGCCGGTGGTGCTGCCGGCGGCGTTTCCGAACCTGCTCGCCAATGGCTCGAGCGGCATCGCGGTGGGGATGGCCACCAACATTCCGCCGCACAACATCGACGAGCTGGTGGCTGCCTGCCTGCACCTGATCAAGGCGCCGAACGCCCGAGAAGAGACCCTGATGGAGATCATCCCGGGGCCCGACTTCCCGACCGGCGGCGTGATCGTCGAAAGCCGCGAGGCCATCGCCGAAGCCTATCGCACCGGGCGCGGCTCTATGCGGGTTCGCGCGAAATGGGAAGTGGAGGAGCTGGGCCGCGGTCAGTGGCAGATCGTCGTGACCGAGATCCCGTTCCAGGTCCAGAAATCCAAGCTGATCGAAAAGATCGCCGAGCTGGTCACGGCGCGCAAGGTGCCGATCCTCGGCGATGTGCGCGACGAGTCGGCCGAGGATGTGCGCCTGATCCTCGAGCCGAAATCCCGCAGCGTCGATCCGCAGGTACTGATGGAGACGCTGTTCCGCCAGTCGGACCTGGAATCGCGCTTCTCGCTCAACATGAACGTGCTGATCGACGGGCGCACGCCGAAGGTCTGTTCGCTGAAGGAAGTGCTGCGCGCCTTCCTCGACCATCGGCGCGAGGTGCTGCTGCGCCGCTCGCGCCACCGGCTGGGCAAGATCGACGCCCGCCTCGAGGTGCTGGAGGGCTATATCATCGCCTTCCTCAATCTCGACCGGGTGATCGAGATCATCCGCACCGAGGACGAGCCGAAGCCGGTGATGATGGCCGAGTTCGGCCTGTCCGACGTGCAGGCCGAGGCGATCCTGAACATGCGCCTGCGCAGCTTGCGCAAGCTGGAAGAAATGGAGTTGCGGCGCGAGCGCGATGCGCTGACCGCCGAGCGGGCGGATATCGTCGCCCTTCTCGATGACGAGGGGATGCAGTGGGACCGCATCGCCGACCAGCTTCGCGACGTGCGCAAGCAGTTCGGCAAGCAGGCCCCCGGCGGGGCGCGCCGCACCCTGTTCGCCGATGCGCCCGCCGTCGAGGACGTGCCGCTCGAGGCGATGATCGAGCGCGAGCCGATCACCGTGGTCTGTTCCCAGATGGGCTGGGTGCGGGCGATGAAGGGGCATATCGCGCTCGACAGTGACCTGAAGTTCAAGGATGGCGACGGGCCGCGCTTCATCTTCCATGCCGAAACCACCGACCGGATCCTGCTGTTCGGCTCGAACGGGCGCTTCTACACCATAGCGGGGTCGAACCTGCCGGGCGGTCGCGGCATGGGCGAGCCGGTGCGCCTGATGGTCGATCTGCCGAACGAGGCCGAGATCGTCTCGCTGATGATCCACCGTCCCGGCGCGAAGGTGATCGTGGCATCGTCTGCCGGCGACGGTTTCGTCGTGCCCGAGGACGAGGTGGTGGCCCAGACCCGCGCTGGCAAGCAGGTGCTGAACGTCAAGGACGGGGTGCGCGCCATCGCCTGCAAGCGCGTCGCGGGGGATCACGTCGCAAGCGTTGGGCAGAACCGCAAGATGCTGGTCTTCCCGCTGGCCGAACTGCCGGAAATGACCCGCGGCAAGGGCGTGCGCTTGCAGAAGGTGCCCTTCGGGGCCGCGCCGCTGGACGCGTCTGCCTCCGGCCTGTCGGATGTCACGACCTTCACGCTGGCCGACGGGCTGAGCTGGAAGGACCCCGCCGGACGGACCCGGACCGAAACCGACCTTGCCGACTGGATCGGCAAGCGGGCGGGTGCGGGGCGCATGGCGCCGCGCGGCTTCCCGCGCGACAACCGCTTCAACGGCTAG
- a CDS encoding SDR family NAD(P)-dependent oxidoreductase has protein sequence MTAKTILITGCSSGIGHDAAHGLKRRGWRVLATCRKPEDCARLEAEGLESFPLDAGSEESVAAGATEALERTDGRLDALFNNAAHALPGLCADLPRQGLREIYETNLFGAVDLTNRILPAMKARGSGRIVMNSSILGFIALRARGAYVSTKFAMEGITDTYRLENTHPGIHFILIEPGPITSMIRQNSRAHFERWIDWQGSAERPFYERELLKRLYRDAGKPDRFELPAEAVTHQLIRALEAPRPKARYHVTTPTRIMAVARRLLPTRILDEILRRN, from the coding sequence ATGACCGCGAAGACCATCCTGATCACCGGCTGCTCATCGGGCATCGGACATGACGCCGCCCACGGGCTGAAGCGCCGCGGCTGGCGCGTGCTGGCCACCTGCCGCAAGCCCGAGGACTGCGCCCGGCTGGAGGCCGAGGGGCTGGAGAGCTTCCCGCTCGACGCAGGCTCGGAGGAAAGCGTCGCCGCGGGCGCGACCGAGGCGCTGGAACGCACCGACGGCAGGCTGGACGCGCTGTTCAACAACGCGGCCCATGCGCTGCCGGGCCTGTGCGCGGACCTCCCCCGGCAGGGGCTGCGCGAGATCTACGAGACGAACCTTTTCGGCGCGGTGGACCTGACGAACCGCATCCTGCCCGCGATGAAGGCGCGGGGGTCGGGGCGGATCGTGATGAATTCCTCGATCCTGGGCTTCATCGCGCTGCGCGCGCGCGGCGCCTATGTCTCGACCAAGTTCGCCATGGAGGGAATCACCGACACCTACCGGCTGGAGAACACCCACCCGGGCATCCACTTCATCCTGATCGAGCCGGGGCCGATCACCTCGATGATCCGGCAGAACAGCCGCGCCCATTTCGAGCGCTGGATCGACTGGCAGGGCTCGGCAGAGCGCCCATTCTACGAGCGCGAGCTTCTGAAGCGTCTCTACCGGGACGCCGGCAAGCCGGACCGCTTCGAATTGCCCGCCGAGGCGGTCACGCACCAGCTGATCCGTGCGCTGGAAGCCCCGCGACCGAAGGCGCGCTATCATGTCACCACGCCCACGCGTATCATGGCCGTCGCACGGCGCCTGCTGCCGACCCGGATCCTCGACGAGATCCTCAGGCGCAACTGA
- a CDS encoding 3-hydroxybutyryl-CoA dehydrogenase: MEIRTVGVIGAGQMGNGIAHVFATSGYDVRLNDISQDTLDRAMALIEGNLDRQVSKGRLTAEEKAAALSRIRATTDIAQIGATDLVIEAATENEKLKHEIFRSLAPHLAPKTILTSNTSSISITRLAAATDRPERFMGFHFMNPVPVMQLVELIRGIATSEETFRTLEGVVERLGKTAASAEDFPAFIVNRILIPMINEAIYTLYEGVGSVQSIDTSLKLGANHPMGPFELADFIGLDTCLAIMNVLHDGLADTKYRPCPLLVKYVEAGWLGRKTQRGFYDYRGETPVPTR; encoded by the coding sequence GTGGAAATCAGGACAGTTGGCGTGATCGGCGCAGGCCAGATGGGCAACGGGATCGCCCATGTCTTCGCCACTTCCGGCTATGACGTGCGGCTGAACGACATTTCGCAGGACACGCTGGACCGCGCGATGGCGCTGATCGAGGGCAATCTGGACCGCCAGGTTTCCAAGGGCAGGCTGACCGCCGAGGAAAAGGCCGCCGCCCTGTCGCGGATCCGCGCCACGACCGACATCGCGCAGATCGGCGCCACCGATCTGGTGATCGAGGCGGCGACCGAGAACGAGAAGCTCAAGCACGAGATCTTTCGCAGCCTCGCGCCGCATCTGGCGCCGAAGACGATCCTGACCTCGAACACCTCGTCCATCTCGATCACGCGGCTGGCCGCGGCTACCGACCGGCCCGAGCGGTTCATGGGTTTCCATTTCATGAACCCGGTGCCGGTGATGCAACTCGTGGAACTGATCCGCGGCATCGCCACCAGCGAAGAGACGTTCCGGACCCTCGAGGGCGTGGTGGAGCGGCTGGGCAAGACCGCCGCCAGCGCCGAGGATTTCCCCGCCTTCATCGTCAACCGCATCCTGATCCCGATGATCAACGAGGCGATCTACACGCTTTACGAGGGCGTCGGCTCGGTGCAGTCGATCGACACGTCGCTCAAGCTGGGCGCGAACCACCCGATGGGGCCGTTCGAACTGGCGGATTTCATCGGGCTCGACACCTGCCTCGCGATCATGAACGTCCTGCATGACGGGCTGGCGGATACCAAGTACCGCCCGTGCCCCCTGCTGGTAAAATATGTCGAGGCGGGCTGGCTGGGCCGCAAGACACAGCGCGGTTTCTACGATTATCGCGGAGAGACGCCGGTGCCGACGCGCTGA
- a CDS encoding cob(I)yrinic acid a,c-diamide adenosyltransferase, which yields MVVLNRIYTRTGDAGETALGNGSRVAKHSPRVAAYGTVDEANATVGMARLHADADMDAALMRIQNDLFDLGADLCTPDMEKDAEREYPPLRVVPSQVDRLEAEIDAMNARLQPLRSFILPGGSPLSAHLHLCRTVSRRAERHVVELATTESVNESALRYLNRLSDWFFVASRIANDEGRADVLWVPGKNR from the coding sequence ATGGTCGTGCTGAACCGCATCTACACCCGCACCGGCGATGCCGGGGAAACCGCGCTCGGCAATGGAAGCCGGGTCGCGAAGCACTCGCCGCGCGTGGCCGCCTACGGCACCGTGGACGAGGCGAACGCGACCGTGGGCATGGCAAGGCTGCATGCAGATGCCGACATGGACGCGGCGCTGATGCGGATCCAGAACGATCTGTTCGATCTGGGCGCGGATCTGTGTACCCCCGACATGGAAAAGGACGCCGAGCGGGAATACCCGCCCCTGCGCGTCGTTCCCTCGCAGGTGGACCGGCTGGAGGCCGAGATCGACGCGATGAACGCGCGGCTTCAGCCGCTGCGCAGCTTCATCCTGCCCGGGGGCAGCCCGCTGTCGGCGCATCTGCACCTGTGCCGCACCGTCAGCCGCCGGGCCGAACGCCATGTGGTCGAGCTGGCCACCACCGAAAGCGTTAACGAATCCGCGCTGCGCTACCTGAACCGGCTGTCCGACTGGTTCTTCGTCGCGAGCCGGATCGCGAATGACGAGGGGCGCGCGGACGTGCTCTGGGTGCCGGGCAAGAACCGCTGA
- a CDS encoding sensor histidine kinase — MEKPRYRVLLSHPNFDERDSKSDRAGLLDWRARFGRRSPLSRKIITFNLVALGVLLTGVLYLNQFQGGLVDLRTKALESDARLIAHLVAHELAEGDRSSAIDTLRNAERTGGLRVVLYDTSGQSIAVVDPDAGEGAVPAPTGGQQSAYVAIMNDVWERLSRLFAASGAGGATGLSPETAQDVVERSLSGRSVERLLAATPAGAQVVSIVMPVMEENGGPVYGAILVSTRPGDVDSFVRAEREKILQVFALATITSIFLSLLLANTIVRPLRDLSEAAHKGGTRNARQVNPERINIPDMSNRPDEIGYLSSAMRLMTAALYDRIEANESFAADVAHEIKNPLTSLRSAVETMPYARTDADRDRLLGIIKQDVDRLDRLVTDISNASRLDSELVRDRMEPFDLAQLLSNLIAFNEELAARRGVRLASSFHAQPLVITGLEGRLAQVFVNLITNAVSFSEDGDTITIRTEELGRHRVRVIVEDQGPGIPDENLSDVFERFYSQRPDAEDFGNHSGLGLAISRQIVEAHGGEIWAENIRPAGAGREGPSQGARFVVELPV; from the coding sequence ATGGAAAAGCCGCGATATCGCGTTCTCCTGAGCCACCCGAATTTCGACGAGCGTGACAGCAAGTCGGATCGGGCAGGGCTGCTCGACTGGCGTGCGCGCTTCGGTCGGCGTTCGCCGCTGTCGCGAAAGATCATCACCTTCAACCTTGTCGCCCTTGGCGTCCTGCTGACGGGTGTTCTGTATCTCAACCAGTTCCAGGGCGGGCTGGTCGACCTGCGCACCAAGGCGCTGGAAAGCGACGCGCGGCTGATCGCGCATCTTGTCGCGCATGAGCTGGCCGAAGGCGATCGGTCAAGCGCCATCGACACCCTTCGCAATGCAGAGCGGACCGGCGGTTTGCGGGTAGTGCTGTACGACACCAGCGGCCAGAGCATCGCCGTCGTGGACCCCGACGCCGGCGAAGGCGCCGTGCCGGCGCCTACCGGTGGACAGCAAAGCGCCTATGTCGCCATCATGAACGACGTGTGGGAGCGGTTGTCGCGGCTCTTCGCCGCGAGCGGGGCCGGTGGTGCGACGGGGTTGTCGCCCGAAACGGCGCAGGACGTCGTCGAACGCAGTCTTTCCGGGCGTTCGGTCGAAAGATTGCTGGCCGCCACCCCGGCCGGCGCGCAGGTCGTGTCGATCGTGATGCCCGTCATGGAAGAGAACGGCGGCCCGGTCTATGGCGCGATCCTTGTCAGCACGCGCCCGGGGGACGTGGACAGCTTCGTGCGGGCGGAGCGCGAGAAGATCCTCCAGGTCTTTGCGCTGGCGACGATCACCTCGATCTTTCTGTCGCTGCTGCTGGCCAACACGATCGTGCGCCCGTTGCGCGATCTTTCCGAGGCGGCACACAAGGGGGGCACGCGCAACGCGCGGCAGGTGAACCCAGAGCGCATCAACATTCCCGACATGAGCAACCGCCCCGACGAGATCGGCTATCTGTCGAGTGCCATGCGGCTGATGACGGCGGCGCTCTACGACAGGATCGAGGCGAACGAGAGTTTCGCGGCCGATGTCGCGCACGAGATCAAGAACCCGCTCACGTCGCTTCGCTCGGCGGTGGAGACGATGCCCTACGCCCGCACTGACGCGGATCGGGATCGGCTTCTCGGCATCATCAAGCAGGACGTGGACCGGCTCGACCGGCTGGTGACCGACATCTCCAACGCCTCGCGGCTGGACAGCGAACTGGTCCGCGACCGGATGGAGCCCTTCGACCTTGCGCAGCTTCTGTCGAACCTGATCGCCTTCAACGAGGAACTGGCAGCAAGACGGGGCGTGCGCCTTGCCAGCAGTTTCCATGCCCAGCCACTGGTCATCACCGGGCTCGAGGGGCGGCTTGCGCAGGTTTTCGTGAACCTCATCACCAATGCGGTCAGCTTCTCCGAAGACGGCGACACCATCACGATCCGTACCGAGGAGCTTGGCCGGCATCGCGTGCGGGTGATCGTCGAGGATCAAGGCCCGGGCATCCCCGACGAGAACCTTTCCGACGTGTTCGAGCGTTTCTATTCCCAGCGCCCCGATGCCGAGGATTTCGGCAACCACTCCGGGCTGGGCCTCGCGATCTCGCGCCAGATCGTCGAGGCGCATGGCGGCGAGATCTGGGCCGAGAACATCCGCCCCGCCGGCGCAGGACGCGAGGGGCCATCGCAAGGCGCGCGCTTCGTCGTGGAACTGCCCGTTTGA
- a CDS encoding electron transfer flavoprotein subunit alpha/FixB family protein, protein MAVLLLAEVVEGKLATDAVSKALTAVKGLGDVHILVAGEGGDAAAAEAATLQGVAKVLFAGDHAYCHGMAEPTAALIADIAGDYEHIAAASTAFSKSVLPRVAALLDVMVISEVVKVHDAATFDRPIYAGNAIQTVKSGDAKKVMTIRTSTFEAAPAGGSAPVEPVSATARTGLSEWVEDMVAASDRPDLTSAKIVVSGGRGVGSEENFALIEQLADALGAAVGASRAAVDSGYAPNDWQVGQTGKVVAPELYIAVGISGAIQHLAGMKDSKVIVAINKDEEAPIFQVADYGLVADLFEALPALKKALG, encoded by the coding sequence ATGGCTGTTCTTCTTCTCGCCGAAGTGGTCGAAGGCAAGCTGGCGACCGACGCCGTCTCCAAGGCGCTGACCGCCGTGAAGGGGTTGGGCGATGTGCACATCCTGGTTGCCGGCGAAGGCGGCGACGCCGCCGCGGCCGAGGCGGCCACGCTTCAGGGTGTGGCCAAGGTGCTGTTCGCGGGCGATCACGCCTACTGCCATGGCATGGCCGAGCCCACCGCCGCGCTGATCGCGGATATCGCGGGCGATTACGAGCATATCGCCGCCGCCTCGACCGCGTTCTCGAAAAGCGTGCTGCCCCGGGTGGCGGCGCTGCTCGACGTGATGGTGATCTCGGAGGTGGTGAAGGTCCACGACGCGGCGACCTTCGATCGCCCGATCTATGCCGGCAACGCGATCCAGACCGTGAAATCGGGGGACGCGAAGAAGGTGATGACGATCCGCACCTCTACCTTCGAGGCAGCGCCGGCAGGTGGCTCTGCCCCGGTCGAGCCTGTCTCTGCCACTGCACGGACCGGCCTGTCGGAATGGGTCGAGGACATGGTGGCGGCAAGCGATCGCCCCGACCTGACCAGCGCGAAGATCGTGGTTTCCGGCGGACGCGGCGTCGGCTCGGAAGAGAATTTCGCCCTGATCGAGCAGCTGGCCGACGCGCTGGGCGCGGCCGTCGGCGCCAGCCGCGCGGCGGTCGATTCGGGCTACGCGCCGAACGACTGGCAGGTGGGTCAGACCGGCAAGGTGGTGGCGCCCGAGTTGTACATCGCGGTCGGCATTTCCGGTGCGATCCAGCACCTGGCCGGCATGAAGGACTCGAAGGTCATCGTCGCGATCAACAAGGACGAAGAGGCGCCGATCTTCCAGGTTGCCGATTACGGCCTGGTCGCCGACCTGTTCGAGGCGCTGCCCGCGCTCAAGAAGGCGCTCGGCTGA
- a CDS encoding HPr family phosphocarrier protein codes for MQMDLDITNERGLHARASAKFVEIVEAHDAKAAVSRDGMTVSGDSIMGLLMLAAANGTSIRVETSGAQAAELAAALRALVENKFGEGR; via the coding sequence ATGCAGATGGACTTGGACATCACGAACGAGCGCGGCCTTCATGCCCGCGCATCCGCCAAATTCGTCGAAATCGTCGAAGCCCATGACGCCAAGGCTGCGGTCAGCCGCGACGGGATGACCGTTTCGGGCGATTCGATCATGGGCCTGTTGATGCTGGCCGCCGCAAACGGCACCTCGATCCGGGTCGAGACATCGGGCGCGCAAGCCGCTGAACTGGCCGCCGCACTTCGCGCGCTGGTCGAGAACAAGTTCGGCGAGGGGCGCTGA